A region from the Methanofollis liminatans DSM 4140 genome encodes:
- a CDS encoding sensor histidine kinase yields the protein MRRILEGEDIYAGQNGLQAGISCAGIQVYADPLIERALFNLANNAVVHSVTATEFRISCAPEGENLVIVVEDNGVGIPDGEKERIFERGVGKHTGLGLFMVREILGITGMTIQETGTAGSGARFAITVPHGGFRTTPAGRSPSP from the coding sequence TTGCGGAGGATACTCGAAGGAGAGGATATTTATGCCGGACAGAACGGGCTGCAGGCCGGGATCTCCTGTGCGGGCATACAGGTCTATGCCGACCCTCTCATCGAACGCGCCCTCTTCAATCTGGCAAACAACGCCGTTGTCCACAGCGTGACAGCGACGGAGTTCCGGATCTCGTGCGCACCCGAGGGGGAGAACCTGGTCATCGTCGTGGAAGACAACGGCGTCGGCATTCCCGACGGTGAGAAGGAAAGGATATTCGAGCGCGGCGTTGGAAAGCACACCGGCCTCGGGCTCTTTATGGTCAGGGAAATCCTGGGGATCACCGGCATGACAATCCAGGAGACCGGGACGGCAGGATCAGGTGCACGCTTTGCGATCACGGTGCCTCACGGCGGTTTCAGGACCACGCCCGCCGGCAGGTCGCCGTCACCCTGA
- a CDS encoding NosD domain-containing protein codes for MTTQEVTVIKLAADGSTVLNQTTVDWQWMMENLPVVGDGETIYYNQGPIFEDAWNEVHPGETYDPWNPTEDVNLVYKDHGEFMGTNVSDLIDLVGGAEPTDRVKFTSSDGLTKTWPADYIINPNPRQGPFCLAWYHGKDTGYVNQSFSDGMRLYFLAETTNTDGMHVWGNYDMHESWAEDYWYYYSGIYPSASGVSVKYVKTVTIYSNETADAPVAGFTVDPLGGEAPLTVQFTDTSTNAPTTWEWNFGDGAISDEQHPAHTYQDEGTYTVSLTVSNEWGSDTCTGESPITVDAAGPHEPRMYVVDGGGGADFTTIQAAVDAARAGDTVVVRDGTYRENVAIEKGIKVRSENGPEKTVIRVARTGSKDDHVISVTADGVVVSGFTLRDAETGGAGLAVLNATGGTFSDLICTNNSHGISLHASPGNEILNSACNNCYRGVDLYEGSGDTLVTGCNLSYNADYGIWAENSNGNRFTWNTLLGAEGGGAINLRTSCDNLVAYNVLDCFNPQGAHCLVVEWSAVNNTIYMNDFLSSVLLATVDAGPNTWNSTEPVSYVYGNRTYSGYVGNYWENVSGRGYTGEDADGDGIGDTIYSLRVHSPEFSPAYDHHPLMERFENYVGEGDVIPLSKGWNFISVPRMLAPGSDTASIFSGVDMGGHSIFRYDPATGWDALSAGDPIEPLEAYWVYAEISSSVPLAFDTDPVSVPPERTLGTGWNAVGFTDPVPTSARNTFLSVEDDWSCAIGFDAAAQRYEVSIINGADGDHRDERNLEPMNGYWLFMRSAGHLCAISG; via the coding sequence ATGACCACACAGGAAGTGACCGTCATAAAACTCGCAGCCGATGGATCGACGGTGCTCAACCAGACGACGGTCGACTGGCAGTGGATGATGGAGAACCTGCCGGTGGTCGGCGATGGAGAAACGATCTATTATAACCAGGGGCCGATCTTCGAGGATGCGTGGAACGAGGTCCACCCCGGCGAGACCTATGATCCCTGGAACCCGACCGAGGACGTGAACCTGGTCTACAAGGACCACGGGGAGTTCATGGGCACCAATGTTTCGGATCTGATCGACCTTGTCGGCGGTGCCGAACCAACCGACAGGGTGAAATTCACGTCATCAGACGGGTTGACGAAGACGTGGCCCGCGGACTATATCATAAACCCCAACCCCAGGCAGGGGCCGTTCTGCCTCGCCTGGTATCACGGGAAGGACACGGGATACGTGAACCAGAGTTTTTCCGATGGGATGCGCCTGTATTTCCTTGCCGAGACGACCAACACCGACGGTATGCATGTCTGGGGCAACTATGACATGCACGAGTCGTGGGCTGAAGACTACTGGTATTATTATTCCGGGATCTACCCTTCGGCAAGCGGGGTCTCGGTCAAGTACGTCAAAACCGTTACGATCTACAGCAACGAAACGGCCGACGCCCCGGTAGCCGGGTTCACAGTCGACCCGCTCGGCGGTGAGGCCCCGTTGACGGTGCAGTTCACCGATACCTCAACGAACGCACCGACAACGTGGGAGTGGAACTTTGGCGACGGCGCGATATCCGATGAGCAGCACCCGGCACACACGTACCAGGATGAAGGCACCTATACCGTGAGCCTGACCGTCTCGAACGAGTGGGGGAGCGACACCTGCACCGGCGAGAGCCCGATCACCGTCGATGCGGCCGGGCCGCACGAGCCGCGGATGTACGTCGTCGACGGCGGCGGCGGCGCGGACTTCACCACCATCCAGGCGGCAGTGGACGCCGCCCGCGCGGGAGATACCGTCGTCGTGCGGGACGGGACCTACCGGGAGAACGTGGCTATCGAAAAGGGCATTAAGGTCAGGTCGGAGAACGGACCGGAGAAGACGGTCATCCGCGTGGCGAGAACCGGGTCGAAGGACGATCACGTGATCTCCGTGACGGCCGACGGCGTTGTTGTCAGCGGGTTTACCCTGCGGGATGCCGAGACGGGGGGCGCCGGCCTGGCGGTGCTCAATGCGACGGGAGGCACCTTCTCGGACCTGATCTGCACGAATAACAGCCACGGGATCTCCCTGCACGCATCGCCGGGCAACGAGATCCTGAACAGCGCCTGCAACAACTGTTACCGCGGCGTCGATCTCTATGAGGGGTCGGGCGATACGCTGGTGACCGGATGCAACCTGAGTTATAACGCCGATTATGGAATCTGGGCCGAAAATTCGAATGGGAACCGGTTTACCTGGAACACCCTCCTCGGTGCGGAAGGCGGAGGGGCGATCAATCTCAGGACATCGTGCGACAACCTCGTCGCGTATAACGTCCTCGACTGCTTCAACCCGCAGGGAGCCCACTGTCTTGTGGTCGAATGGAGTGCGGTGAACAACACCATTTATATGAACGATTTCTTAAGCAGCGTGCTCCTCGCGACTGTCGATGCCGGGCCGAACACCTGGAACTCGACTGAACCGGTCTCCTATGTGTACGGGAACCGGACATATTCGGGGTATGTCGGGAACTACTGGGAGAACGTGAGCGGCCGCGGGTATACGGGCGAGGACGCGGACGGCGACGGGATCGGGGACACGATATATTCGTTGCGGGTCCATTCGCCGGAGTTCTCCCCCGCGTATGACCACCATCCCTTGATGGAGCGGTTCGAGAACTACGTGGGAGAGGGCGACGTGATCCCGCTTTCGAAGGGCTGGAATTTCATCTCAGTGCCGCGAATGCTTGCACCGGGATCGGATACGGCGTCGATCTTCTCCGGCGTCGATATGGGCGGCCACTCGATCTTCCGGTACGATCCGGCAACCGGGTGGGATGCGCTCAGTGCGGGTGATCCGATCGAACCCCTTGAGGCCTACTGGGTGTATGCGGAGATTTCTTCCAGCGTGCCGCTCGCCTTCGACACCGATCCAGTGAGCGTTCCCCCGGAGCGGACCCTTGGTACGGGATGGAACGCCGTTGGGTTTACCGATCCTGTCCCGACGTCGGCCAGAAACACCTTCCTCTCGGTGGAGGACGACTGGAGCTGCGCCATTGGATTCGACGCCGCCGCACAGCGCTACGAGGTATCAATCATCAACGGGGCCGACGGGGACCACAGGGATGAGCGCAACCTGGAGCCGATGAACGGTTACTGGCTCTTTATGCGGTCTGCAGGGCATCTCTGCGCGATCAGTGGGTGA
- a CDS encoding NosD domain-containing protein has product MKKSIGTFCLILLALLVAPTAATTLYVDDDGGDGIYTTIQAAHDAASSGDTICILPGTYPRFAIRIPHLTFQSRDGVDSVIIDCQDGEGLRIPEGSTNNAAGTVIDGLTFINGKPCFKIGTYGPAPDCIIKNCIISKISGYPDISGDNITFENNTLMDNKKTLICILRLQDSKNCTVINNTFTNITTSSGTIYLRGTTTTNNTISGNTFNTSGNSFYFRDVSDGNYIFLNTNVSGVTLYNGNTPPITYWNATAPVTYTYKGVEHTGYPGNFWSNYTGEDANADGIIDTPYVLPDGLGTDYAPLAGVWEDGAIAAPEPKTWYVDDDGGADFTTIQAAVDAASSGETIVVKDGTYTENVLVDKPLVIRTENGPENVTVTAAAPEKPVFDVDADAATVEGFAVRGPTNEHIAGIEIVGFDNCIVRKNDCAGCYNGVHLGGTAANNTVEENYCHENTRRGISLRDTVHDNRVYNNTCENNADDEICVKDQTANNTIWANTLNGTVELVTANTYHSPAEVTYTYNGAEYTGYVGNRYSLYNGADANGDGIGDTPMSFGTYADDYPMMGAWQNGIIAYTAPSIARITLSPDSATLAIGETQQFAATAYDAADAPLTSTAFVWASSNTSVGTVNATGTFSALAAGTTNVTATADNVTGTATITVTAIPAIEWAPYVTGTTATSAAVRWRTDLPSNGTLEYADETHYTTHGGYEHTIDDNTAAELHCVDLTALTPDTRYHYCVVVDGAATGDRTFRTFPESGGFTFIVYGDTQESQNFTQLERHRLVAERVAAEEPLFVLHTGDTVNMVDDAAEWKRFFEAGDPVFANTSIYTTLGNHEDNSTAYYDAFGMPEWYSFDCAGAHFAVLDSNDWTGDRMDDETAWLETDLAGDAEWKFVAFHHPPYTSEERNPGGNLYLREEWGPVIAGEKVSAVFNGHVHAYERYLVDGVQYVVTGTGGGPLYPLGTDRPDGYQNSLQHTLGYTKVTVHENGTAAMEFVEVAEVSDDNTAVLSIYPAGTVFDPVTLVAPVNLPDLAVTALQALSDPTVGENCTFRATIENIGDAASPATTAVFSAGGVEIARPAVAALAPGNATVLTLTWTPVTAGTVMLTLSVDPDNLIEETDRTNNARTIAVTIRDNGGEVTPEENDTLRLNPGWNFVSTPKRLSAGNDTASIFLDVDMAGRPLYAYDAVTGEWLQANQSTSISPLYGYWIYSNTTAEILLDYNEDPLSAPPVIELVGGWNAIGFSDTEPTPAKYALSSLGDAWTTLIGYDSANEKYEVSIINGAEDAHNDLREMQPTKGYWIFLTEEAPLCAISA; this is encoded by the coding sequence ATGAAAAAATCGATTGGAACATTTTGCCTTATCCTACTTGCTCTCCTCGTCGCACCGACAGCGGCGACAACCCTCTACGTCGACGACGACGGTGGAGATGGGATCTACACCACCATCCAGGCTGCTCATGACGCCGCCTCGTCAGGCGATACGATCTGTATCCTGCCCGGCACGTACCCAAGATTTGCGATCAGAATACCTCACCTGACATTCCAGAGCAGAGATGGAGTAGATTCTGTCATCATAGACTGTCAGGATGGTGAGGGACTCAGGATCCCAGAAGGAAGCACTAATAACGCAGCAGGAACGGTCATCGACGGATTAACATTTATCAATGGAAAACCATGTTTTAAAATAGGAACTTATGGTCCTGCACCAGATTGTATTATTAAGAACTGTATAATTAGTAAGATAAGCGGTTATCCAGATATCTCTGGTGACAATATTACTTTTGAGAACAATACCCTGATGGATAATAAGAAGACTCTCATCTGTATTCTGAGGCTACAAGATTCAAAAAACTGCACAGTAATCAATAACACGTTTACCAATATTACAACCTCATCTGGAACCATTTACCTCCGCGGCACAACTACGACCAACAACACTATCAGCGGAAACACCTTCAATACCAGCGGGAATTCCTTCTACTTCCGTGATGTCAGCGACGGGAACTATATCTTCCTGAACACCAACGTCTCGGGCGTCACGCTCTACAATGGCAACACTCCCCCGATCACTTACTGGAACGCCACCGCCCCGGTCACCTACACCTACAAGGGTGTCGAGCACACCGGCTACCCTGGCAACTTCTGGTCGAACTACACCGGCGAGGACGCGAACGCCGACGGCATCATCGACACCCCGTACGTCCTTCCGGACGGCCTCGGCACCGACTACGCACCCCTGGCGGGAGTGTGGGAGGACGGCGCCATCGCGGCGCCGGAGCCGAAGACCTGGTACGTCGACGACGACGGCGGTGCGGACTTCACCACCATCCAGGCGGCCGTCGACGCCGCCTCTTCAGGTGAAACGATCGTCGTGAAGGACGGCACCTACACCGAGAACGTCCTGGTGGACAAACCGCTCGTCATCCGCACCGAAAACGGCCCTGAAAACGTCACCGTCACGGCCGCGGCACCTGAAAAGCCGGTCTTCGATGTCGACGCCGACGCCGCGACCGTCGAGGGCTTTGCAGTCCGCGGCCCGACAAACGAGCATATCGCCGGGATAGAGATCGTCGGCTTCGACAACTGCATCGTCAGGAAGAACGACTGCGCCGGATGCTACAACGGCGTCCACCTCGGCGGCACGGCAGCGAACAACACCGTCGAGGAGAACTATTGTCACGAGAACACCCGCCGCGGCATCAGCCTGCGCGACACCGTCCACGACAACCGGGTCTACAACAACACCTGCGAGAACAACGCCGACGACGAGATCTGCGTCAAGGACCAGACCGCAAACAACACCATCTGGGCCAACACCCTCAACGGCACGGTGGAACTCGTCACCGCCAACACCTACCACTCGCCCGCAGAGGTGACCTACACCTACAACGGCGCTGAATACACCGGCTACGTCGGCAACCGCTACTCCCTCTACAACGGCGCCGACGCGAACGGCGACGGCATCGGCGACACCCCGATGTCGTTTGGCACCTACGCGGATGATTACCCGATGATGGGTGCGTGGCAGAACGGCATCATCGCCTATACCGCCCCCTCCATCGCCAGAATCACCCTCTCGCCGGACTCTGCGACGCTCGCGATCGGCGAGACACAGCAGTTTGCCGCCACCGCCTACGACGCCGCGGACGCACCCCTCACCAGCACCGCTTTCGTCTGGGCCTCCTCCAACACCTCGGTCGGCACCGTCAACGCCACCGGCACCTTCTCGGCCCTTGCCGCCGGCACGACCAACGTCACCGCCACCGCGGATAATGTCACCGGCACGGCGACCATCACCGTCACAGCCATCCCGGCAATCGAGTGGGCCCCGTACGTCACCGGCACCACCGCCACATCGGCCGCGGTCCGCTGGCGCACCGACCTCCCGTCGAACGGCACCCTGGAATACGCCGACGAGACCCACTACACCACACACGGCGGCTACGAGCACACGATCGACGACAACACGGCAGCCGAACTCCATTGCGTCGACCTCACCGCCCTCACCCCGGACACCCGCTACCACTACTGCGTCGTCGTGGACGGCGCGGCCACCGGCGACCGCACCTTCAGGACCTTCCCGGAAAGTGGCGGGTTCACCTTCATCGTCTACGGCGACACCCAGGAATCGCAGAACTTCACCCAGCTTGAACGGCACCGCCTCGTCGCCGAACGCGTCGCCGCCGAAGAACCCCTCTTCGTCCTCCACACCGGCGACACCGTCAACATGGTAGACGATGCAGCCGAATGGAAACGCTTCTTCGAGGCCGGCGACCCGGTCTTCGCCAACACCAGCATCTACACCACCCTTGGCAACCACGAAGACAACAGCACTGCCTACTACGATGCCTTCGGCATGCCCGAATGGTACTCCTTCGACTGCGCCGGAGCGCACTTCGCCGTCCTCGACTCCAACGACTGGACCGGCGACCGCATGGACGACGAGACCGCCTGGCTGGAGACAGACCTTGCCGGCGACGCCGAATGGAAGTTCGTCGCCTTCCACCACCCGCCCTATACATCAGAGGAGCGTAACCCCGGCGGCAACCTCTACCTGCGCGAAGAATGGGGCCCGGTCATCGCCGGCGAAAAGGTCTCGGCCGTCTTCAACGGCCACGTCCACGCCTACGAACGCTACCTCGTGGATGGCGTCCAGTACGTCGTCACCGGCACCGGCGGCGGCCCGCTCTACCCCCTCGGGACCGACAGGCCGGACGGCTACCAGAACAGCCTCCAGCACACCCTGGGCTATACGAAGGTGACCGTCCATGAGAACGGGACCGCCGCGATGGAGTTCGTCGAGGTGGCAGAGGTCTCCGACGACAACACCGCAGTGCTCTCCATCTACCCGGCAGGCACCGTCTTCGACCCGGTCACCCTCGTTGCACCCGTCAACCTCCCCGATCTCGCCGTGACTGCCCTGCAGGCGCTGTCCGATCCGACGGTCGGAGAGAACTGCACCTTCAGGGCAACGATCGAAAACATCGGCGACGCTGCGTCGCCCGCGACGACCGCCGTATTCTCAGCCGGCGGCGTTGAGATCGCACGCCCAGCCGTCGCCGCCCTCGCCCCTGGCAACGCCACCGTCCTCACCCTCACCTGGACGCCGGTCACCGCGGGCACCGTCATGCTCACGCTCTCCGTCGACCCGGACAACCTCATCGAGGAGACGGACCGGACAAACAACGCCCGGACGATCGCTGTCACCATCCGTGACAACGGCGGCGAGGTGACGCCTGAGGAGAACGACACCTTACGTCTCAACCCCGGTTGGAACTTCGTCTCCACGCCAAAGCGGCTCTCGGCCGGCAACGATACCGCCTCGATCTTCCTCGACGTGGACATGGCCGGGCGCCCGCTCTACGCCTACGACGCCGTGACCGGAGAGTGGCTCCAGGCGAACCAGAGCACCTCCATCAGCCCGCTCTACGGCTACTGGATCTACTCGAACACCACCGCCGAGATCCTCCTCGACTACAACGAAGACCCTCTCAGCGCACCGCCCGTGATCGAGCTGGTCGGCGGCTGGAACGCCATCGGGTTCTCGGACACCGAACCGACCCCGGCAAAATATGCGCTCTCGTCGCTTGGCGATGCATGGACCACCCTCATCGGCTACGACTCGGCCAATGAAAAATACGAGGTCTCGATCATCAACGGCGCCGAAGATGCCCACAACGACCTGCGCGAGATGCAGCCGACGAAGGGTTACTGGATCTTCCTGACAGAGGAGGCTCCCCTCTGCGCCATCTCCGCATAA
- a CDS encoding 3-isopropylmalate dehydratase large subunit yields the protein MGATLVEKIFSSRCGKEIEAGDVVMAAVDRAMIHDITGPLAVQKFREMNGTEVFDPARIVMLFDHQVPADSIQAAENQKFMREFALHQGIHNYDLREGVCHQVMLEKGHAAPGEIVVGSDSHTCMYGAAGAFATGIGSTDMGFVLRFGALYFRVPDSIRVEVNGAFAPRVGAKDLILEIAGSIGADGATYQALEFTGETFASMPMPGRMTCANMAIEMGAKAGIVPPDAITWEYLKGRRPDVRPFTLESDEDATYAELREFDAADLVPKVAVPHNVDNVVDVEEVAGTHVDQVFIGSCTNGRYEDFAEAAEVLGDRTFSEDVRVILIPASRDEYLKTLRAGLIERFVEAGALVEAPCCGPCMGGAFGLLAPGEVSLSTSNRNFRGRQGSTEAGVYLCSAATAAASAITGEITDPREV from the coding sequence ATGGGAGCAACTCTCGTAGAGAAGATCTTCTCCTCCCGCTGCGGGAAGGAGATAGAAGCGGGCGATGTGGTGATGGCGGCAGTGGACCGGGCGATGATCCACGACATCACCGGCCCCCTTGCCGTGCAGAAATTCCGTGAGATGAACGGAACCGAGGTCTTCGACCCTGCGCGGATCGTGATGCTCTTCGATCACCAGGTCCCGGCCGACTCCATTCAGGCAGCCGAGAACCAGAAGTTCATGCGGGAGTTTGCGCTTCACCAGGGCATTCACAACTACGATCTTCGCGAGGGCGTCTGCCACCAGGTGATGCTGGAGAAGGGGCATGCGGCGCCCGGCGAGATCGTCGTCGGCTCCGACTCCCACACCTGCATGTACGGGGCTGCCGGGGCGTTTGCGACCGGGATCGGGTCGACCGACATGGGCTTTGTCCTCCGCTTCGGCGCCCTCTACTTCAGGGTGCCTGACTCGATCCGCGTTGAGGTGAATGGCGCCTTCGCACCCCGCGTCGGGGCGAAGGACCTGATCCTCGAGATCGCCGGGAGCATCGGGGCGGACGGTGCCACCTACCAGGCCCTGGAGTTCACCGGCGAGACCTTCGCATCGATGCCGATGCCCGGGCGGATGACCTGCGCCAACATGGCGATCGAGATGGGGGCGAAGGCGGGGATCGTCCCGCCCGATGCGATCACCTGGGAGTACCTGAAGGGGCGCCGCCCGGATGTCCGGCCGTTCACGCTCGAAAGCGACGAGGACGCCACCTACGCGGAGCTGCGGGAGTTCGATGCTGCCGACCTGGTGCCCAAAGTGGCGGTGCCGCACAACGTGGACAACGTCGTCGACGTCGAGGAGGTCGCCGGCACGCACGTCGACCAGGTCTTCATCGGCTCGTGCACGAACGGGCGCTACGAGGACTTCGCCGAGGCCGCAGAGGTGCTCGGGGACCGGACGTTCTCCGAGGACGTGCGAGTGATCCTGATCCCGGCCTCGCGGGACGAGTACCTCAAGACCCTCAGGGCCGGGCTGATCGAGCGGTTCGTCGAGGCCGGCGCTCTCGTCGAGGCGCCCTGCTGCGGGCCCTGCATGGGCGGCGCCTTCGGTCTCCTCGCACCGGGCGAGGTCTCCCTCTCCACCTCGAACCGGAACTTCAGGGGGCGGCAGGGGAGCACCGAAGCCGGGGTCTACCTCTGCTCGGCGGCGACGGCGGCGGCGAGCGCGATCACCGGCGAGATCACCGACCCGAGGGAGGTGTGA
- a CDS encoding 3-isopropylmalate dehydratase small subunit, translating into MQIWKFGDDIDTDAIIPGRFLTEYDPKKLAEHVFEGTRDDFRAGVQEGDILVAGRNFGCGSSREHAPLALLGAGVRIVVAESFARIFYRNAVNTGLLPLVCPEAGALVEGNEAIVDLAGGHIESDGVRHQIETVPPFMQEIVDAGGLVEYAKNMKEVEVCTGSHR; encoded by the coding sequence ATGCAGATCTGGAAGTTTGGCGACGACATCGACACGGACGCGATCATACCGGGCAGGTTCCTGACCGAATACGACCCGAAGAAGCTCGCGGAGCACGTCTTCGAGGGTACCCGCGACGACTTCCGGGCGGGCGTGCAGGAGGGCGATATCCTGGTGGCCGGGAGAAACTTCGGCTGCGGATCCTCGCGCGAGCACGCCCCGCTCGCCCTCCTGGGGGCCGGGGTGAGGATCGTCGTGGCAGAGTCGTTTGCCCGGATCTTCTACCGCAACGCCGTCAACACCGGCCTCCTCCCCCTCGTCTGCCCTGAGGCAGGCGCACTCGTCGAGGGGAACGAGGCCATCGTCGATCTCGCCGGCGGCCATATCGAGTCTGACGGCGTCCGCCACCAGATCGAGACGGTGCCGCCGTTCATGCAGGAGATCGTGGACGCGGGCGGACTCGTGGAATACGCGAAAAATATGAAGGAGGTGGAAGTGTGTACAGGGTCGCATCGATAG
- a CDS encoding isocitrate/isopropylmalate dehydrogenase family protein, which produces MYRVASIGGDGIGPEILVEGKKVLDAAGEKYGFEIEWTDYPIGADRYLETGELVTEDELKELSAYRAIYFGSIGDDRVRPGVLEKGILLALRFYFDQYVNLRPIKLLHGVSTPLAGKGPEDIDFVVVRENTEDFYVGIGGRFKGRHHADLQVARDLYSVKFGLDAESDAEEIAYQIGVLSREGSRRVMEYAFDLAERREKRVTSVDKANVLSDVYGLWREVFTGVAAAHPTVSTEFNFVDAVTMWFVKNPEWFDVVVTPNMFGDIITDLGAMIQGGLGLAPGGNINPEGTSMFEPIHGSAPKYKGLGVANPIATIWAGSLLLDHLGEHEAADAVVRAIEGTIRDGVVTKDLGGTARTADVGEHVAALIRS; this is translated from the coding sequence GTGTACAGGGTCGCATCGATAGGCGGCGACGGCATCGGGCCGGAGATCCTCGTAGAGGGGAAGAAGGTCCTGGACGCCGCAGGTGAGAAGTATGGTTTTGAGATCGAGTGGACTGACTACCCGATCGGGGCCGACCGCTACCTGGAGACCGGCGAACTCGTCACCGAGGACGAGCTGAAGGAGCTCTCGGCCTACCGGGCGATCTACTTCGGGTCCATCGGCGACGACCGGGTGCGGCCCGGCGTGCTGGAGAAGGGGATCTTGCTTGCCCTGCGGTTCTACTTCGACCAGTACGTGAACCTACGGCCGATCAAACTCCTGCACGGTGTCTCGACGCCGCTCGCCGGGAAGGGGCCCGAGGATATCGATTTCGTCGTCGTGCGGGAGAACACCGAGGACTTCTACGTCGGGATCGGCGGGCGGTTCAAAGGGCGCCACCACGCCGACCTCCAGGTCGCGCGGGACCTCTACTCGGTGAAGTTCGGACTTGACGCCGAGAGCGACGCCGAGGAGATCGCCTACCAGATCGGCGTCCTCTCGCGGGAGGGGAGCCGCCGGGTGATGGAGTACGCCTTCGACCTGGCCGAGCGCCGGGAGAAGCGGGTCACCTCCGTCGACAAGGCGAACGTCCTCTCAGACGTCTACGGCCTCTGGCGGGAGGTCTTCACCGGGGTCGCCGCCGCCCACCCGACCGTCTCGACCGAGTTCAACTTCGTCGACGCCGTGACGATGTGGTTCGTGAAGAACCCGGAGTGGTTCGACGTCGTCGTCACCCCGAACATGTTCGGCGACATCATAACCGACCTCGGGGCGATGATCCAGGGCGGCCTCGGGCTGGCGCCCGGCGGCAACATCAACCCGGAGGGCACATCGATGTTCGAGCCGATCCACGGTTCGGCCCCGAAGTATAAGGGCCTCGGCGTGGCAAACCCGATCGCCACGATCTGGGCGGGTTCTCTCCTGCTGGACCACCTGGGCGAGCACGAGGCGGCCGACGCCGTCGTCCGCGCGATCGAGGGGACGATCAGGGACGGCGTGGTGACAAAGGACCTCGGCGGCACGGCGCGGACCGCCGATGTGGGCGAGCACGTCGCCGCGTTGATCAGGTCCTGA